In a genomic window of Paroedura picta isolate Pp20150507F chromosome 14, Ppicta_v3.0, whole genome shotgun sequence:
- the SLC7A6OS gene encoding putative RNA polymerase II nuclear localization protein SLC7A6OS — protein sequence MERAAVLRVKRKRGGSAPAEALLLACKRLRTESEVADAPAGGDGVEKNLFKLVATVASQDEPVQKYIQEAITKDKAAQRLRPSLGSTQRVTQDLRSSKQARRQESRYHLIASHRPNFTDNQNTLPADWAESNENKQLASEAKKDPSQEESHAPSGCCGEFQLFDIIQEENVEKDPCIPQKTDDPDVILCNAVEMIRERLTLSDSTKEAECGMKEDDYVYDIYYMETVSPGWIKNILSVQPYTQEYELVDEERIPEEVYEDEDDENNENNWRNDYPDEDELLEEDSDREASGSSDEDSGYIRRTWEKYQADVLQEFDYDGIQELDSE from the exons ATGGAGCGTGCGGCGGTGCTTCGCGTGAAGCGGAAACGCGGGGGGTCGGCGCCGGCCGAAGCCCTGCTGCTGGCCTGTAAGCGGCTCCGTACCGAGTCCGAGGTTGCCGACGCCCCCGCCGGCGGAGATGGAGTGGAGAAGAATCTCTTCAAACTGGTGGCGACCGTGGCCTCTCAG GACGAGCCTGTTCAGAAGTACATCCAAGAAGCTATTACCAAAGACAAAGCAGCTCAGCGCCTGCGGCCATCGTTGGGAAGCACCCAGAGAGTAACACAAGATCTTCGCTCTTCCAAGCAAGCCAGGAGGCAGGAGAGCCGCTACCACCTGATAGCTAGCCATCGTCCAAATTTCACTGACAACCAAAACACTCTTCCTGCAGATTGGGCAGAATCAAATGAAAACAAGCAGCTGGCCTCTGAAGCAAAAAAGGACCCATCCCAGGAGGAAAGCCATGCTCCTTCAGGCTGCTGTGGTGAATTTCAGTTGTTTGATATCATACAAGAGGAAAATGTGGAGAAAGATCCTTGCATTCCACAG AAAACTGATGATCCAGATGTGATTCTCTGCAATGCCGTAGAAATGATTCGTGAACGTCTAACATTATCTGACAGTACGAAAGAAGCAGAGTGTGGCATGAAGGAAGACGACTATGTTTATGATATCTATTACATGGAAACAGTATCTCCAGGCTGGATTAAGAACATACTCTCCGTACAGCCCTACACACAGGAGTATGAACTG GTGGATGAAGAGCGCATCCCAGAGGAAGTGTATGAGGATGAAGATGATGAGAACAACGAGAACAACTGGCGTAATGACTATCCAGATGAGGATGAATTACTTGAGGAAGATAGTGATAGGGAAGCAA GTGGCAGCAGTGATGAAGATAGTGGATACATCAGAAGAACATGGGAGAAATATCAAGCTGATGTCCTCCAGGAGTTTGACTATGATGGGATCCAAGAGTTGGATTCTGAATAG